One genomic window of Anaeromicrobium sediminis includes the following:
- a CDS encoding tyrosine-type recombinase/integrase — translation MARHTNATMMYKAGVKTKVMQERFGHSVISTTLDIYTHLFKEDQEEVSSILR, via the coding sequence ATAGCAAGGCATACCAATGCGACGATGATGTATAAAGCAGGAGTAAAAACTAAAGTCATGCAGGAAAGATTTGGACACTCAGTTATATCTACTACATTAGATATATACACTCATTTATTTAAGGAAGACCAAGAAGAAGTGTCAAGTATTCTTAGATAA
- a CDS encoding tyrosine-type recombinase/integrase, protein MAISMNGRKKIKTSMKVDQFSRKEITIKEFIELHNEFIRDKMLENLSQKTIKDHKYLFTFLTRWIEQSNWSDTNQCVQKSLFMDYKEYMLYEKNYAPCTVNIRLRPLKAYINWLLKNQYIKNNFNNHIKLVKVADDRIMPLSKIEVKKLIEVIGNYTYARFRDLTITITILDCGIRIGELLQTTINDVNFAKGFIIVRAKVSKTRTERILPVSKRTLNHLEQLKEIAIEQNQIHLFLSTTGKKAIAEGDIFTNFRKYKVYANINKKCTPYVLKHTFATQMVKKGVDIFTLQRLMGHNNITTTRQYVYLDNDDILEKHRQSDILNYFFT, encoded by the coding sequence ATGGCCATTTCTATGAATGGAAGAAAGAAAATCAAAACCAGTATGAAAGTAGACCAATTTTCACGTAAGGAAATTACTATCAAAGAATTTATTGAACTACACAATGAATTTATTAGGGACAAGATGTTGGAAAATCTATCTCAGAAGACAATTAAAGACCATAAATATTTATTCACATTTCTTACTCGTTGGATTGAGCAATCCAACTGGTCTGATACAAACCAGTGTGTTCAAAAGTCATTATTTATGGACTATAAAGAATATATGTTGTATGAAAAGAACTATGCTCCATGTACTGTAAACATAAGACTTAGACCATTAAAAGCATATATAAACTGGTTGTTAAAGAATCAATACATAAAGAATAACTTTAATAATCATATTAAGCTTGTTAAAGTTGCTGACGATAGAATTATGCCTCTTTCAAAGATAGAGGTTAAGAAATTAATTGAAGTAATTGGAAATTACACTTATGCACGATTTAGGGACTTGACTATTACCATAACTATTCTTGATTGTGGCATACGAATTGGGGAGCTTCTTCAAACTACGATTAATGATGTGAATTTTGCAAAAGGATTTATTATAGTACGTGCTAAGGTAAGTAAGACAAGAACAGAAAGAATTTTACCTGTATCTAAAAGAACATTGAATCATTTAGAACAATTAAAGGAGATAGCAATAGAACAAAATCAGATACATTTATTTCTATCAACAACTGGTAAAAAGGCAATTGCTGAAGGCGACATTTTCACGAATTTTCGTAAATACAAGGTATATGCCAATATAAATAAAAAATGTACTCCATATGTTTTAAAGCATACTTTCGCTACACAAATGGTTAAAAAGGGAGTAGACATATTTACACTACAACGCCTAATGGGGCATAATAATATCACAACAACTAGACAGTATGTATATTTAGACAATGATGATATTTTGGAGAAGCATAGACAAAGTGATATATTAAACTATTTCTTTACATAA